TTTATTGTGACctatttttttatacactaaaattgtataaaatataatgtcTTATCTAATTATTCAagactatttaaaataaagttgtcCGTTTTTATACTGACTTATTAGAACTGAAAAcatacatgtttttttttttttatttacttaccTAGCATGGTTCGAGTCACCCTCGGAACTCTGGCGTGAATGCTGACTATGAGAAAAACTACTATAACCCGAACCTTTCGACATCTGAAAAAAAGTTGATACTATATGCACATAtctacttttaatttttaatattaattctcACTTGACTAGTATTACTAGAATTTCTGGAATGACCCATTTCCGTGACAGCACCTGTATTAACTACTCCAATTCCGCCACTCCCACTGCTACCGACTCCACTAACATTCAAAGGGAGTGTGGTCCCATTATTATTGCTTCCAATGGTGCACAAGGCAGGTTGAGGGGGTACTATGACTGGTGTTGCCGCACTGGAAGAAGCTATTACATGTTGTAGTAGATTATCCGAGGTTAGAGTAATTGCGGATTCAGAGGACTCGGATAATCCCGAGTCTGCTATAATAGGTGCTATATGAACTTCTTGATCtgtatgaaaaataaaattcataggTTTTAGATATGTACATTGAGTAATATGTAAAACATACCATCATCCTTGGCAACAGACACGGGACGAGTGCCAGGTGATGAAATCGTACTGGAAACGCCCCCCAAAGGAATAATAGCACCTCCACCGCTACTGGCAATATTGGGTAAGACCGCAGCTGTTGGCATTTGCAGCCCACTGCACGCATCATCGTCCGCAGATGCCGGTTTACACTGCTTGCTCTTCAGACTAGACGTCGGgctacataaaaaaaacaacagttgAATTGTCAATTGCTTAAACCAATTACATTACTTACGCTTTAAAGAGAATATCACCGCTCAAcatatgcatttttatgcCAACTCTTAACATAGAGTTATCCAAACGATGACGCGAATCATAGCCTTCAAGAAGAAAGCGTCGTGAAGTTAGGCCAGCACCAGCATATTCGGCAAGGTTTAGATCAATAAAACCTAGCTTATAATAACTTCGACCTCCTTTCATTTCCTTTCGTATTGAAATACGCAAATGACAAGGATCCAACACGCCGGTAGAAGCATTCGCGCTCATTTTACATGGGAACTCAAAATTACGATTCCATTCCACCCGATGATTGCGCACTTCCTCGCTTATGTCGAAATGAAACGATCAaggttttatatttaaaaggGAAATCGAGACTTCAATATATTTACCGGCTACTATACTCTTGAAATGAGCCGCCATCCAATAATCGT
This window of the Drosophila albomicans strain 15112-1751.03 chromosome 2L, ASM965048v2, whole genome shotgun sequence genome carries:
- the LOC117577400 gene encoding protein FAM102B isoform X5, which gives rise to MTLLGPSAPGMAFMMKKKKYRFNVEVNLQDLVEVALVNEVLFAKIRLLDGGSFQEYSSREEVRNHRVEWNRNFEFPCKMSANASTGVLDPCHLRISIRKEMKGGRSYYKLGFIDLNLAEYAGAGLTSRRFLLEGYDSRHRLDNSMLRVGIKMHMLSGDILFKAPTSSLKSKQCKPASADDDACSGLQMPTAAVLPNIASSGGGAIIPLGGVSSTISSPGTRPVSVAKDDDQEVHIAPIIADSGLSESSESAITLTSDNLLQHVIASSSAATPVIVPPQPALCTIGSNNNGTTLPLNVSGVGSSGSGGIGVVNTGAVTEMGHSRNSSNTSQMSKGSGYSSFSHSQHSRQSSEGDSNHARNPSSGSLVISETGSLDRTKNSGEKRKKGTLDDKPRVSDRVEETRVNPNSLIDEILKDTKLDQLPESAETSGLQLYIARDGTASLGGHEVKSSVRSGAFKQVVMQDRR